The following DNA comes from Erigeron canadensis isolate Cc75 chromosome 3, C_canadensis_v1, whole genome shotgun sequence.
AGGATCCTGCAGAGGAACAACTTGATGCAGAATTGGAACGTTTGAAGGctgaaaagaaagagaaaaggaaAAGACGTTTATTGGAGGAAGCTGCCAAGGCTGCTAAGCGTGGGGTCTGCTACTTGAGCCGAATTCCTCCACGCATGGATCCTTTAAAGCTTCGTCAAATTCTATCCCAATATGGAGAGCTTGAGAGAATTTATCTTACACCAGAAGGTTACCACTaattttgcttttgtttttagttgatgAGCACTACTTATTGACAAAACAAACCTTCCTACAAAAATGGtgatttgtttttattgttaacACTGGATGTTTATATTCTTGTGAAATATTTTTACAGATCCTGCTGCTCATATTCACCGTAAAAAAGCAGGTGGTTTCCGTGGACAAGGTTTCACAGAAGGGTaagtttaatttaaaataaaactgaTGGGAAAGGTGCTGGATGATCCAGTGTTTTGAATGATATAGATGGCTATGGATGAGCGCAAGTTTaccttttaatgttttatttacaCTTGTGTGTGTAGATGGGTTGAATTCACCAACAAGAACGTTGCGAAAAGGGTTGCTTCAATGTTAAATGGTGAACAAATAGGTTagtttgtaagtaatcttatgttatactatatattatttcAACTATTGTTGGATAATTgctaattatatagttttgcaTTCCTTGCATGTTTAGGTGGAAGGAAGAAGTCATCATTCTATTATGACCTTTGGAACATTAAATACTTGAGTAAATTCAAATGGGATCATCTCACAGAAGAGATTGGTATGAACTTCATTCAATCATTCAGCAAATTTTCAACAGTCACTTAATTCTTAATATGAAATAGTAAAAACAATGTGCAAATATTGTTGAACAGCATGCATCACGCTTTATTTCTCATTTATTAAATTGGAATTTAATTTGTCTTCATAATATTAACTTGATTGCTTGTAATTCAGCATATAAGAATGCTACGAGAGAGCAAAAACTAGCACTGGAACTAT
Coding sequences within:
- the LOC122593470 gene encoding pre-rRNA-processing protein esf2; translated protein: MAEEELVIREDPAEEQLDAELERLKAEKKEKRKRRLLEEAAKAAKRGVCYLSRIPPRMDPLKLRQILSQYGELERIYLTPEDPAAHIHRKKAGGFRGQGFTEGWVEFTNKNVAKRVASMLNGEQIGGRKKSSFYYDLWNIKYLSKFKWDHLTEEIAYKNATREQKLALELSTAKKERDFYLAKVDQSRALSSIDERLKKKRKTQEVNGSTADIPGDHQAAKVMRMFRQTKPVRDGGEKQKQGLSKDLLAGVFGGSP